aacaacaCTGAAAACAGTTGGGCTTCGTAATATTACCGTGGAAaaagttatacttttttttcaggattctttgatgaatagaaagttcaaaagaatggtACAACAATCTTTTTTAACCTTGTAAATATCATTATTTCGTCTTTGTTGAATACAACTATTAATATGTTTCCAaactagtgttttgttttttatattacttCTCATTTTTTAAGGATATTTGGGATTCTTGTCAAAGCTCCACATATGCATGCTTCtaaacctaataaaaaaaaatcagttcatttATTGTTTGGGGGCTTTCAGGACAAAGATGAACAGCCCAAACCTTCAGTTTTCTGATGTACGTAGTTCAGTTCAAAGAAAGGATGTGCTCTGCAGCTTGAGGCTGCCACCTTCAGTCTACTTTAAGACACTTCTCTAGTTAATGTCATGTGTCAGGGACATTATAAAGACTGCTGGAAATGAGTCTAAGTGTACTTCATATTTCCTCAGGTACGTGACGAGCGAAACATGCTCAAGGTCAACACTCGCATCCACAGGATTGTGATGATCTTCAGATTGCTGCTTGACCAGTTCGCTGTTCTGGAAACCATGACTGCCTTAGACTTCTATGACTTCAGGTAAGGTGGATATATTTCTCATTAATTCGATTtctaacagttttttttcttttctttttttttttttttttttaagtctcactGCCAAACAACTGCTGAAAACAAGTATTACATTTCCTGTGCAAACTTGCTGTTGGAAATGTGCTAACACTCAAGAGATTGGAGATAGCTAACTTAGTAAACAAGCATTAGATGGCACTAATTTGTTAAATCAAAATCAATGGCAGTGTTTAGCATAATTGCATTTAGCTCGATTGACCTgcgtttttctgtgtgtgtgtgtgtgtgtgtgtgtgcgcgcacaggGAATATCTCTCACCTGCTTCAGGCTTCCAGAGTCTGCAGTTTCGATTGTTGGAAAACAAGATTGGGGTCCCACACAACCAGAGGGTCCCCTACAACAGAAGGCATTACCGGGACAATTTCCGTGACCGGGAAAGTGAGCTGCTCCTCCATTCAGAGCAGGAGCCCACGCTGCTGCAGCTAGTGGAGGTAAACCTGAGGGAAATGACATTATAAGATGAAATATTAGCTGTGAAGTCATGAATACTGTATTAATCAATGAAATTCAGCGCGAGAACCATAACTTACTGGATTTCATTGCAGGTTATTGGTATTCAGAGAGGAATAGGTTATGTAGCCAATTTATATATCAAGTCAGGATTCATCTAACAGACGGCAAGCTGCTGATTAACATTTCTCATAAGCACTCTTAATACTTTACAGCAATGGCTGGAGAGAACGCCCGGCTTGGAGGAAGATggctttcatttttgggggaaactGGAAAGCAGTATTTTTGAGGGGTTCaggaaagagaaggaaaaaataGAGGTATGTGGAGGATCCCTGGATAATTCTGTGGCATGCTTACGTCAGTGACAACTCTTGTTTCCTCTTAATAGAAAAAAACAGCCTCTGAGATGAAAGAGGAGATGATGGCCGAGCTCAGTAAGCAGAGAGATATTTTCTTATCGCTCTTTGATGAGAAAAGACATGATCACTTAGTAAGCACAGGTCAGCAAAGCTCTCGAGACGCTGCAGAGATACAGTGTCAAGTGACACATCCTTTGGTACAAGTGAATATCTTCTGTCTGTGCAGGTCAGAGGAAGCTGTCTTATAAAGCACTGCAAGGAGCACTGATGATCTACTTCTACAGGTACATCTACATCTATCTGCAGGACCACCTGCTCATTTAATCACCAAATCAGTTCAAACATGCTGTTCTAGGACTCAACAAGGCTtccttaaaataaaagaaaaagaaaaaagaacagagATAAtggtagtattgtgaaatatttgtaaattttaaataactgttttctatttaaatatatgttaaaatattatttatttctgtgacggcATAGCcatcagccatttctccagtcttcagtgtcatgatccttcagaaatttttCTAATACTGATCTGTTCTTCCAAGAAACATGTCTTATCATCAATTGTGAAATAATTctcagggttctttgatgaaagttcaaaagaacataattttccTACTGTACAAATCTTTTGGAACAATATAGGCCTACGTTTTTTAACTGTCGCTTTCGACCAATTTAAAGTGCCACTATTAtggaaatgtaatgaaaatgacatattttggttttgggagtccccaacaacaggtcgACATACATGCCAGgtcaaaaaacacattcattgtcttataatatgcatttattttttaccttctTTGATCAACGACGTCCAAACGATTCTTTTAACGACTCATTTTCTCAAACCCTTTCTTTGCCTCTCGctaatctgcggtgattggtcTCAATTTCATTATATTATGCCTGTAATGCTGATAAAGCAACGTTTGTGAgccagtgctgctttgtgtacagcgttcCCTGGGAAACCGCTATTTTATGTATAGTATGAacttgcattttcattcagaccaacaaGTGGTCggacaatatgctaatgttttatgttgacgtcaacatgataCGGCCTGGGATTccttttatatatgtgtgtgtgtgtgttaaaaatatGTAGAACTGtattttgaaattaacattaaccagGATAACTGTTCATGTTATTGGTATTCCTGTAGTGTTGGAAACTTACATATTTGAAAACCAACCCAAGTCACATTTGACTATCTTGTCTGAAAGATGCTACAAAACATtatcttaatatttataaatatagcttTAAATTCAGATTTAATATGGCACTTCTTGATATATGTCATGGTACTGAATGATACTTgccatttatttactatttacacGATACTCCACTCAaaagaataccatggtacttttccTGAAAAGCTTTTCTGAAAGCTCATTTGTAATTCTACTTATTGCCATCTGCTCTCAGGGAGGAGCCTCGATTTCAGGTTCCTTTCCAGCTCCTGACATCTCTGATGGACATCGACACCCTCATGACAAAATGGAGATGTATGTGACACCACTGAAAGCACAAAGCATCAGAACAACAAATAAACCTGACCTAAAACACCCTGTGGGGCAAAGCCTATTAGGAGTGTCAACAACACTGAATAAAAGATAACACTTGCATATCAATTTTACTTCCTGAATAATTTATAGCAGGAATTTTCCCCTAGACAACCATGTGTGTATGGTGCACAGAATGATTGGCAGTAAAGACGGCACGGGTGGCTCATCAGGCTATCAGTACCTGCGCTCCACTGTCAGGTAGGCCAAATAATCTGGGACAAACCCAGCCTTCAGATGAAACACTCATAATTCATGCATTTGTTGGAATTATCCATGTGAAACACAATGCTGGAAAGATGTGAATTGGCAGCAATATTCCTTCTACTAAAcaaaaaccactttaaaacaagAACAGGATGTATTGATAGGCCTTATGTATGTTTTGCCAGTGATCGCTACAAGGTGTTTGTGGATCTGTTTAACCTGGCCACCTTCCTGGTCCCGAGAGAGTGGGTTCCCAAGCTGGACCCGAGTGAGCACCGCTTCCTGTACATGGCTGAATGCTGCGACAGCTcctactgcagcagcagcagcgatgACTCAGACTAAACAGATGGAGGGATGAGGAAAGGAGGtatacagaagaagaaaaacgCTTCCCATCACCAAGATTTATGCCaccaaaaactttttaaatgacagaatAAGAGGATACAAAGTTGTGCTGATTTTACAGAAGTTCTAGAATATGAATTGAAAAGATTTGAATATGAAAAGTCAATTTAACAACAGTGTCAACAAAATATCTACATCAGTAAAACTGTTGATGCACTTGTGTATATACtgtcaatataatatattttaatatgtaataaacTGATTtcca
This DNA window, taken from Carassius auratus strain Wakin chromosome 14, ASM336829v1, whole genome shotgun sequence, encodes the following:
- the LOC113113986 gene encoding tryptophan 2,3-dioxygenase A-like; this translates as MSGCPYFQKKFVSSSKQHLKEDENDDSQTGVNKASKGGIMYGDYLQLDKIVTSQVLQSELKGNKIHDEHLFIVTHQAYELWFKQVLWELDSVREIFISGHVRDERNMLKVNTRIHRIVMIFRLLLDQFAVLETMTALDFYDFREYLSPASGFQSLQFRLLENKIGVPHNQRVPYNRRHYRDNFRDRESELLLHSEQEPTLLQLVEQWLERTPGLEEDGFHFWGKLESSIFEGFRKEKEKIEKKTASEMKEEMMAELSKQRDIFLSLFDEKRHDHLVSTGQRKLSYKALQGALMIYFYREEPRFQVPFQLLTSLMDIDTLMTKWRYNHVCMVHRMIGSKDGTGGSSGYQYLRSTVSDRYKVFVDLFNLATFLVPREWVPKLDPSEHRFLYMAECCDSSYCSSSSDDSD